GCGATGAACCGCCTGGGCAACGAACTGTTCGCACTCGCCGGGAGCGTCCTGATGGGCAAGCGGGCACACGACATGACGACCGGAATGCGGGCCTACCGGCGTGAAATCGTCCAGAAGATCCGCTGGACCGAAAACACCGGCCTCTCGGCGGAGCTGTTGATGCGACCGCTGATGCGTGGCTACGACGTCCGCGAGATACCAATCGAGTACGATGAACGGAAAGGTGAGACGAAACTCGACCCGTTCTCGGGTGGCGCCGAGATCGCCGGGTCGATCGTCCGGGTCGCAGTCGAAGAGCGACTCCGGTAGTCCCACGAGAGCTACACCCGCGGGCGAGAGTGTCGAAGCGGTCTCACTCCCGGTTCCGTTCAGCCGCGGCGCTGACCGTCACGTTCAGGTCGATGTCGTACTGGTAGCTGCCCGGAACGTGTGCCGAGGGCGCCTCGCACTCCCTATCCGTCCAGCAGACCGCTACCCGGGGCGTGAGGGTCCGTACGCTCTCATCGCTCCGGTTGACGGGGAGTTCAACCCGGTAATTGTAGCCCGAACCCGCGCCGTAGTCGACGAACGCGACGAGCGTGATCGTGCCGGTGTCCGGCGTCGGCACCGCGAGGGTCCCGTTCGGTGTGGCCCCATCCAACCGCGTCGTCTCGGCGTCGGTCACCAACCGCAGGGAGAGCGGCTCCGTCCCGTCGACTGCGGCCGCCATCTCGCTATCGCCGTTCGCGAGTCGGACCGATGTGAGACGTGCCGGCGCCGGCGCTGTCGCCTCGACACGGGTAGTTACCGCCGTCCCCTCGACGAGACGGAGCCGCTGGATCCGCGGGTCGACCGCCTGGCCACGATAGGGTTCCCACTCGCCCCGGTAGTCGTACCGGTAGTACCGCCGGTCGGGGTAGCTGTCGACGACCGCGAACTGCCGCTCTCCCATCGCGTACACCGTCTCGCCGTCGAAACCTGGATCGTTCCGGAGATACTGGAACGGATGGTTCAGCCACTCACCGTACGGCGTCGGGAGGAAGACGACGGCGTCCGAGAGGTCCCGCTCCTCGAAGGGTGCGTAGGCCTGTTCGTACTGCTGGGTGACTAGGTAGTTGTCCCGGACCGGTTCCGCGGCGGTCGTCACGGCCACGCCACCCCCGACGGTCGCACAGACCAGTGCGACCGCGACGAGGACGGGCCGGACACGGTTCTGATGAACCCTGGCCTCGACTACCACCCGGAGTCGGTCGGCGGCCCACAGCGTGCCGACGGCACCGAACGCGGCCGCCGGGACGAGCAAGTCGACGTGGTAGAAGGGACCGAGAAAGCTGACGAGGCCGTCGGTCGGGTCCGACAGCGCACCGAGCATGTTGACCGTCCCCCAGAAGTAGAGGTTCCCGAGCGGGACCGTCAGGAAGACCCCCGCGAGCGCCGCCTGCCGGCCGTCGAACCCGCGCCGGCGTGTGATCGCTACCCCCACCGCCGCGGCGACTGTCCCGAGCGGGCCGGCGACGACCCACTGTGTGGCGAGTTTCCGGAGGAGTTCCCCGTTGGCCCGCGCGGAGAGCGCGGGGGTGAACTCCCGTGAGTACTCCAGGATCGACCGTTCCCCGAAGCCGAGCCCGTCGTTCGGGGCGAACGCCTGGTAGGGGAACACCAGCGGGTCGCCCGTGGTGAGAGCGTTGTACCCCAGCGCCAGCAGGACGCCGGCGACCCCGAAGGCGGCAGTGAGACCGACCCGTTCCAGATCGGAACGGCGGAGCGTCCGGCACGTCAAGAGGGCGTGACAGATAAACGGCGTCGCGAACAGTACCGCGGTATAGGGCCGAGTGAAGAAGGCGATCCCGGCACAGGCGCCCGCCAGCGCAGCGATCGGGCGACTCCCCGTCCTGTCGGCACGGAGGTAGCTCGCGGCGAACGCGAGGTTCCAGAACGTTGCCGGGACGTATGAGAGAAACACCGCGGCGTTGACCAGAAACAGCGGCGACGCGAGCAACAGGACGCTCGCGACGACGCCGGTCCGGGCGTCGAACGCCTCGCGGGTAGTGTGGTAGAGGCCGGCGATAGTCCCGGCGGCGGTCAGTCCCAGTGCCACGCGATACCCCCCGAGCAGTTTCCCGACGGCGAACATCGCTGCCGGGACCGGCGTGTACTTCGAGTACAGCCCCCGCTCGCTCTCGACGAAG
Above is a window of Haloarcula halophila DNA encoding:
- a CDS encoding glycosyltransferase family 39 protein, which codes for MSRLRRPGVQAAVVALLGGLIVFVLAHVVFPYHTSNHDEAVYLQQAGMLLKGRLFLRPPVEDVFRPWFFVESERGLYSKYTPVPAAMFAVGKLLGGYRVALGLTAAGTIAGLYHTTREAFDARTGVVASVLLLASPLFLVNAAVFLSYVPATFWNLAFAASYLRADRTGSRPIAALAGACAGIAFFTRPYTAVLFATPFICHALLTCRTLRRSDLERVGLTAAFGVAGVLLALGYNALTTGDPLVFPYQAFAPNDGLGFGERSILEYSREFTPALSARANGELLRKLATQWVVAGPLGTVAAAVGVAITRRRGFDGRQAALAGVFLTVPLGNLYFWGTVNMLGALSDPTDGLVSFLGPFYHVDLLVPAAAFGAVGTLWAADRLRVVVEARVHQNRVRPVLVAVALVCATVGGGVAVTTAAEPVRDNYLVTQQYEQAYAPFEERDLSDAVVFLPTPYGEWLNHPFQYLRNDPGFDGETVYAMGERQFAVVDSYPDRRYYRYDYRGEWEPYRGQAVDPRIQRLRLVEGTAVTTRVEATAPAPARLTSVRLANGDSEMAAAVDGTEPLSLRLVTDAETTRLDGATPNGTLAVPTPDTGTITLVAFVDYGAGSGYNYRVELPVNRSDESVRTLTPRVAVCWTDRECEAPSAHVPGSYQYDIDLNVTVSAAAERNRE